Part of the Panicum virgatum strain AP13 chromosome 4N, P.virgatum_v5, whole genome shotgun sequence genome is shown below.
AAACCTCtatatcaaaaaataatttataacaTTTTCATATGAACTCGAATGAaaacaaactttatatcaaaattgtatctCTCGACGCAATCTACAACTTTCCAATTGAAAAGTTTTTGAATCAAAATTGTTTAGAGtcccaaaatttaattttaacttttaaatttcaaaatctataaacttacaacaatattttgagaccctaaacagttttaattcaaaaatatttcaactacaaaattgtaGATTACATCGAGGGCTactattttgatataaagtttatcttcattcaagttcatatgaaaaagttataaatTACTTTTTGATATATAGATTTTAGATCGTCTTGTTTTGACCCATACGAGACTCAAaatcaagtttagggaccgtAATGACATGTTTGAACAAATTTGAGGACATAATCATTTGATTTTCTAGTTTATGGACCGGGATGACATAGTggaacaagtttatggaccgagATGACACAGATGGACAACTTTGAGGACCTGAACGGTCGATTtgtaagtttagggaccgggatgacacaacgacacaagtttagggaccggtgaTGGACATTACTCTTTCGAAAAAAACATATCGAGGAAGTTTTATAAACAAAACTACCTATaaaaagttttgtgcaaacttttTTAGGAACCAGGTAAAGTCTTTTTAAAATCCTTTTAGAATAATTTTGCAACAAAGTTTGTCGCAAAACTTCTAATAAATTCTTCCAGAAAAGTTTTTCCATGGTTTTAAAAAAGGTAGTTATCAAACaatttctctaaaaaaattgagaagcttcttttgttttaaaaaaaatcttaatgAGAACCTTCTCAGATTTGTCACTAACAAAGAACATTGTGTGATATATATCTTTGTGGGGCTCTATCAGCCTCAAATAGCTTTGTCTTGTAGGATATTATTACCACTTGGCGTGATCTTTCACCCTCACACTGCATCCCTTGTGCCCTTGCTGCTCCACCACCAACCATGACAACCACTTGGAGAAAAAGCACACAAAATCATATGTGTGGAAAGGTATAAGAGAGGGCTGTGCAGTTCTGGATTTGAGAAAGAGGTAAAAGGGGTAAATGAAAAGGCTAGCTAGTTCTGGATTTTGACTGCTGAAGTATAATTACATGCAAGCCAAAGCATTTTACATCTCATCCTTATGGAACAACTGTAGAAGTTCATGGTTGAAATGTGATAAAtttatgtaattatttttaaatatgaaatttatgcGATTGTTCCAGCAGATTGAGATGTTCCATTGACATGTGAAATTCACATTGAATGCTAGTTCAAACCTATCACAAAACCCAAGCACTATGCTAAAATTTTGGCTACCTAAGGTCTTGGGTCTTACATTTGGCCACTTGCTAGTGTGAGTGCATTTTTTTGGCCCATAGAAGTGACCCTTTGGACCCAGTAACCAGCAAAGCAATAAAAGGGTCCAATATTCCAAAATAATTTActctctactccctccgtctcaaaataCAATTCATTCTAGAAATTTTAGGACAGactaacaagaaggtaaaatgaccGTGTTTACCCTATTTGTTACCCATATTTGGTAGTAATTGATTCTTACgtgcacatgcactttctaaatagggtaaagtgacttgttttttgggacaaattttgaatcccagaataacttgttttttgggacggagggagtaattatAAGGCCCAAATAAAtgatccttttctttttgactAAACTCTATAGAAACTTATTTCAACTATTCACAGTGGAACTAATGGACACCAAAATTGAAAGCAGGTGACGTGACAATAAAATATTTATCATGTTCATCAATCTCAAGACCTGGTAGCCAAACTTCTCAAACGTGTTCAAAGGAGTAAGGTTTCGTGACTTTGTATTCGCCTATCCGTTCCATTCAGAATTTTGActaaaaattaaatattttagtGAATTTCATTTGAACAAAAATTGAAACTACCAGTATATGCATGTGTTTACCAGTGGTGCGATTACAGTAAAAACTGATTTTGGAAGAAATTCCAAAACCTAGCATGGGTGTGTTCATAGGGGGGATTGTGCCTccgtgtctatatatatattagtataTATAAACTGTTGCGTCCAAACTGTATTTCGAAAAAGATATTGCATCATGGTACACTACGTGATTCACCTTCACTAATGGACATTTTCCGGTAGTGGTAGAATAAAGTCGTTATATCCTCCCACCTTCACTAACTGTAGAAAAATTTGTTCCACAAAGATATGGTATTTTGTTCACAACAAACAAGAGAGTATAAGACAAATATCCAGGCAGGTCAAGTagtggagaaaagaaaaaagaatataGTAATAATATATTAGGAGAAATTTTTGGTGTGCCTTCATTTGGCGCACACAACACCCAGCATGGGCAATCCATCGAATATGGCAAGGTGAACAGTCTTGACAACCTGGCCATGCAACAAGTGATGCTGCTTCtcgatcacttcttgcgtggtAGTTCACATCTTATTCTTGTGAATTTTGTAGCTGTACTGCTAGAGACTGGTTCGATCATCTAGCTGTTGACGACCCGGCAGTTGCACCTGATCTGCCCGGCGTTGCCGGCCCCAATGTTGCCCATCTTTATCATGGCCGCCGCGAAGTCGCTGTTGAAGAGCGAGGAGCTGGCGCTGTACTGCCGCACCAGCGCGTCCTGCGACCCGCCGTTGAAGAGCTCCTGGTCCGAGTGGAACAGGCCCCGCCGCGACAGCAGGTTGGTGAAGTAGGCCGTGTCGAAGGTCACCGGGGTCTGCGCGTCGATGGGCGCCAGGTTGCCGTCGCAGCCGGACCGCGGGCACGTCTGCTGCCGGAGCGCCGCGAAGGAGGGGTCGATGTTGGCGTCGCCGTAGATGCGGGCGCGGAAGATGGTGCACCGGGCCTGCCCGATGGTGTGCGCGCCCGACAGCGCCGTCATGTCGCGCGCCGAGAGGCCCTGCCGGCCGAACAGGGAGACGAGCGTGGCGAGGctggccgtcggcggcggcaggtTCTGGTTGGCGAGGGacgcgctcgccgtcgtcgagTCGCGCCGGCCGAGCGGCACGTTCCAGCTCGGCCCGCCGAGCTGCGCAAAGTGACGACAAAAAGGAAAGTTTCAGATGCGTGCCCCCTTTTTAGCCATACACTGAATCACGCACTCGTGATGCTGACGAACAGCTACGTACAAGAAACGTGCCGtcgcgcgcggcgagcgcgaggatGTCGGCGCAGGAGACGACGCCGGGGCACGCGGCCTCGACGTTCGTCTTGATGGTGTCGATGACCTCGAACCCGCGCACCGAGTTCGCGTTCGGGCCGGCGGTCTTCTCCCCTCCGGCGTCGAGAAGAATCGAGCCGTCGCATCCCTGTCAACATCACACGCATTAGCATGCAACGTTACGGTTGATGGAGCAGTAACAAATTCATAGCTGTACAGTAGTCAAACTGAATTGTTCAGAATGGAGAAACAGTTTATTGTTAGCCGTTGTGTTTCTTAGGAAATTGACGAACAGTGCGAGAGACTGAGCGAGAGTTCTAGCTAGAACGCACTTGCacgaagcagtcgtggaagaAGAGCCTGAGCAGGGAGGCGCCGATCCTCCGCTCGTTGCTGACGGCCTGGGTCATGGCCGCCCGCACGATGCTCTGCAGGTTGGGGCAGGAGGACGCGTAGAAGGTCGGCGAGAGCTGCGCGTGGGCGGccaaggagaggagggagacggCGAGCAGGCATTGAACCAAGGTAGGAGCCCGAGCCGCCATGGCAACCTGCTGCTGGCTCAGTGAACTGAAGCAGTAAGGTCTCTGCAGCTTGGATTTGAGATGGGCATACACACACTGGCCCCTACTTATAGTGCTTCGAGGCAGAGTTGCATGCATGCGCATCTGTGTCGGACCATGCGTTTGTGGTCAACCATGGCTGCCGGGAAGTGGAAATTTGGGAGCAGTTTTTGCATCATCTTGTGATCCGATTGAGGGGACGACAGGAAGAGTCACATAGTTTTGGCCTGTTTCTTTCAGATGAGCTGAATATGCCTTAATGGCCCCAATGGGTCGCTATAGAGAAATCAATAATATCGTCTTATCCCATATTCCCAGTTGGGCCAGAATCACAATCACAATCAGCGTGCTCAACTTGGAGTCTTCAAGCAGCccactctgctctgctctgcactACACTACCTTTGACGTCGCCCTTGGAACCACCATTGGGGAGATTATGCTGTGGGGTAGACCACAAACGGAAATTCTGGGATGACACATAAGCTTGCTTCAAATTATGCTTTGCACTCATACTAGAAAACTTTTCTTCCTTTTCCTaactattctttttttttgcaaaatatggTACAGATGCAGACGCTCACGTACATGCCCGCACACTAATCCATATGAATACACGCACACAACTCTGCCTCTATGAGTATCTTTGAGAGACTGAGCTAGCAAATTTCGAGACTGGTAAAGTCACCACATACGTCTCACTATTGACGGTGTGCGGGCACATCGCCTAACACTGAAAGAATGGTGTCGGTTAAATCCGGAAATGTGAGCGTCGTCGAGGACTCGAATTTAGGTGGTTAGGTTCCACCACATGAATCCTTAACAGCTGAGCTACGCTTAGTTCATTATAAAATTATATTTTGCATAAACAACATATTTGCATGTGTGAGTATGGTTTGCTCTTGTATTGGAAACCCCCTTTTCTCGAGGaacattatttttttcaacaatgCACATAAACATATATTTTGCATAGATATCATATTAATTTATTATATTTGGGTCTCGATTTCTTTAACATGATATCTTTTGTGGGTAAAAAAAATATCGTGTTGAAGAAATTTAGACCCGCATATAGAATATATGAATATGATAATGGTGGTTTGACAATAGAATATGAATAATACTGGTGGTCCGACAATATGGACACAAAAAGTTCACTTGAAAGATTTCTTTCCCACCACCAAAAGGCTGGATCATTTTCCAGCCATCATTTGCATTTTATTTGGCTCTCAGTTTCAGTAACATGATAGTCACATGTGTTGAGATGTTAGGGAGGAGAAAAATCCTCTTAGAAATATTTCATTTCCACCACCAAATGGCTGgattcactactacagaaatgctAATTTGTCCCGATTGAGAAACCCTTGTTGTTCCGATTTCCCAACCAGAAACgccaggccgggacaaaaggaggggtctttttgtcccgggtctggcaaccaggacaccaaccgggacaaaaggtgctgccagcgccatgtggctggcgcacccttttgtctcggttggtgttaccaaccgggacaaaaggtccctttttttctgtttttcttttctcaattctttttctatttcaattatacttttgcatttcaattaaacttatgtattggaattcagtgtgtatgatctccactaatatatacatatatatatagttacttatataatatttgtcctagatagtttttatatataaattaattcacttatatatatatgtatacacatatctatacatgtgaattcctttacatatgaaaatgtctaggaccaatattatatatatatacacacacatattattggagtgcttatatatataatacatacgtactcataaatagaaatttaatacatacacacatatatatttacataggtatattcgttcttaattacatatatacgcgtatattatcatatttgctgcgattgtcaatattagatagtccatcataatagaattcaccttttggatcgaggacttgctcaacaataaatccggacaattgttcttgaatcgtcataatcttttcctttggtatgagtttatcgcgcatctcctctacctatggaaaaaggggataattaatttcgattaattaaaatatgagttcaaatattaacaagttttttacttacttcctcctcccaatctgtccaggcccttggaggacctaccagaccatggatgttctcgcatacatagtatgcgcacaaattagtgccttgtttctacctcatacactttaagagagaagaaattatcaggtatttacatgaatatataataaaactaatgaatcgttcaatgaatcatccaagtgcgtaccgcaaaatctatcttgatcttcaattccttgtcaaatttgcatgaatgatttttagcgaattgtttTCAAAtcatgtgcatgattagaacaattatagtcaagtaacaaagttattcaaattatcggtcatcgacggagtagtggtagaattacttttccatcatgttaagaagattttcgtattgttctggatttctcctcaatgagtccataaccacgagtaggctcttcttgggaattatgacaattagaaCCCAGTGTTCattgcaagattatacggaggcagttcttggtagttaaggtttaaacaattcgattacagaatagaaagagttagacggaaggaatcactcacgcaaagttgtaaggaaacaatatcatttgcttgttgtgatgaacgcttatgtacttgaacaagttttggaatagctcatcagaagtgtcgcgtagaatcctccaattacaagtaattgggtcgatgaagccaaggtgagagtatccctttctcctgcaagtttgtatctccattccacatgataccgaataaatcaacgGATCaatatgttgagatcatgcaaaacaatatgtaaggagagtaaaatacttacagaacccacaagccgaccatagagatgtcgaggtcctcctgatggaatagttggtaaatttcttcccagtttatccatataatggcctccccccgtaagaaatcaccatctttaatctttgcgccctgcatgaagatgcaatcagccatcgcacgcatgtagtgctggtgcagcttatacatttgcgttggaagtacggacactacttcggggggtacaagagatttgcctagctcatacgtccatttgacgaccacatcggccttcggaatatcttctccccctgcaatctgagccgccgtcaggtttgattctttcaaaaatataacaaagtcttgttgttgcatcatctgtcccactacgagaggctctattgattgtttcttttgggctccgagctgtggaacgtcggacgacgacgactttgattgtctcttctttttcttagtagttttgataattgtgcgttcgtagtctgaagggggatctctcggaatgaattttctcttatttgcttcgcacattcccttaaaaaatttcaaatctatcggatttatcactttctcgggctccggcttcggcttggagtgctctttaactctttcttgagttatccgatcgcattcttcaaggctcatgtcccagggtttaataggagcctccttagttttcttctccttttccttcttctttggaggctccttagccggtgcagctaccttctttgccagcggctgtttctgcttctttgccagcgacggagggggtgaccatggaggcgatggtgacgcttgagtgttcatcggcgcatgagatgatggtgatggagaatgtgccggtgaaccttgccgagacagtgctgcccttggggagttttgcggagatgccggccttggcgaggcatgctgagatgccggtcttggtgtttgatcatccgactttaggacaatgtagctcttatcccataggatatagccatgaatggattctgctagtgtcctctccccatcgcctccaggaa
Proteins encoded:
- the LOC120671014 gene encoding peroxidase P7-like; the protein is MRMHATLPRSTISRGQCVYAHLKSKLQRPYCFSSLSQQQVAMAARAPTLVQCLLAVSLLSLAAHAQLSPTFYASSCPNLQSIVRAAMTQAVSNERRIGASLLRLFFHDCFVQGCDGSILLDAGGEKTAGPNANSVRGFEVIDTIKTNVEAACPGVVSCADILALAARDGTFLLGGPSWNVPLGRRDSTTASASLANQNLPPPTASLATLVSLFGRQGLSARDMTALSGAHTIGQARCTIFRARIYGDANIDPSFAALRQQTCPRSGCDGNLAPIDAQTPVTFDTAYFTNLLSRRGLFHSDQELFNGGSQDALVRQYSASSSLFNSDFAAAMIKMGNIGAGNAGQIRCNCRVVNS